The Henckelia pumila isolate YLH828 chromosome 2, ASM3356847v2, whole genome shotgun sequence genome includes a window with the following:
- the LOC140877418 gene encoding uncharacterized protein, giving the protein MALALVITAQKLRPYFLSHPVTVLTNSLLGRIMTHPDASGRLVKWSVDLGEYDIEYQPRKAIKTQALSDFLTEVAVFVREEVWRVFVDGASGAGGSGVGIILISPAQEKIEIAVKLDFQASNNEAEYKAVIAGMQRARDVGVSHIIIYSDSQLVVQQVNKTFCTREEKLIKYCKMIEELGASFNTWSIEKIPREENMEADALAKRAAAGEGDSRESLLQRETVAAIEAWEPVLQVNTWKAPIVKYLTQGNLPEDKGQARIIRRQADRFAILGGSLYRRSYQGPLLKCLGEGETEYVLREVQEGCCGNHGGSMSLVRRVLLSGYWWPTMQADASKISRSCEGCQRFGNIQHSPASNLNPIWASCPFDQWGLDIVGPFPLARAQKKFLLVAVDYFSKWVEAEPLAKITEAEVMKFLWKSIVCRFGLPRKLVSDNGRQF; this is encoded by the coding sequence ATGGCCTTGGCTCTAGTAATAACGGCCCAGAAATTGAGACCTTATTTCTTGTCTCACCCGGTAACTGTTCTTACTAATAGCCTCCTGGGGcgtattatgactcatccagaTGCCTCGGGAAGACTCGTGAAATGGTCGGTGGACTTAGGAGAATATGATATTGAGTACCAGCCACGTAAGGCCATCAAAACCCAGGCTTTATCGGATTTTTTGACAGAGGTGGCCGTTTTTGTCCGAGAGGAAGTATGGAGGGTTTTTGTAGATGGAGCAAGTGGTGCTGGAGGCAGTGGTGTGGGGATCATCCTGATCTCACCTGCCCAAGAGAAGATTGAGATAGCCGTGAAGCTAGACTTCCAGGCCTCCAATAACGAAGCTGAATACAAGGCTGTGATAGCGGGGATGCAACGAGCCCGGGATGTCGGGGTAAGTCATATCATAATTTATTCGGACTCTCAGTTGGTTGTTCAACAAGTAAACAAAACCTTCTGTACTCGAGAGgagaaattgataaaatattgtaaGATGATTGAAGAGCTCGGGGCCAGTTTCAACACTTGGAGTATAGAGAAGATACCCCGGGAAGAAAATATGGAAGCAGACGCCTTGGCTAAAAGAGCGGCCGCGGGAGAAGGTGATAGTAGAGAATCCCTTCTGCAAAGGGAAACGGTGGCTGCCATAGAAGCCTGGGAGCCGGTCCTCCAAGTAAACACATGGAAAGCCCCGATTGTCAAGTACCTAACTCAGGGGAACCTCCCGGAGGACAAAGGACAAGCCCGGATCATACGAAGACAGGCAGACAGGTTTGCTATCTTGGGAGGAAGCCTGTATAGGCGTTCCTACCAGGGCCCTTTGCTCAAATGTTTGGGGGAAGGAGAAACCGAATATGTCTTGCGGGAAGTGCAAGAGGGATGTTGTGGAAACCATGGAGGGTCTATGAGTCTGGTCCGAAGGGTGTTGCTGTCAGGATATTGGTGGCCAACTATGCAGGCAGACGCATCCAAGATTTCCCGGTCTTGTGAAGGATGTCAGAGGTTCGGAAATATACAACATAGCCCGGCAAGCAACTTGAATCCGATATGGGCATCCTGCCCCTTTGATCAATGGGGTCTGGACATAGTGGGACCTTTTCCACTAGCCCGGGCgcagaagaaattcttgttggTAGCTGTTGATTATTTTTCCAAGTGGGTGGAGGCAGAGCCTTTGGCGAAAATAACAGAGGCCGAGGTGATGAAGTTTTTATGGAAAAGCATAGTATGTCGATTTGGGCTACCAAGAAAGCTGGTCTCGGATAATGGCAGGCAATTTTAG